The segment AATGTTCTGACTTAAGTGGAACTTTGAATTGTCCGAATAAAAAATCACAAAAAAGAGGCAACCACAAATGAGTGATTGCCTCTTGCTTATTTGAATCGTTGTTTAGTCGAATAAAGGGTAGTGAGTTGATTTATTTAGGGTAGAATAATGAGTGAGCAATGCCTGGTGCCCAGTTTGTATCACCGTAGTTCAAGTGAGACTGCCAAGTAATATAAGTCACACCATTGTGGACAACTTCTTCACCGGCTGTATAAGAAACAGGTGAGAAGAAGCTACCTACTGTCCATTGACGTCCAGTAACGACTTCACCGCCGCCGTTTCCGCCATCGCCACCATTTTCGTCACCGCCGCCATTTTCATCGCGATCAGTTGTGATTGTTAATGTGTTACTTGCATCTGAAACATCGCCTTCATTGCTGATTGCGCGTACTACAAATGAGTATTGTGTCTCAGCTTTTAAGCCTTCTACTTCAAAAACAGTTTCAGTTGTTGAACCAATTACTTGGCCATCACGCAAGATTTCGTATTCTTTGATTCCTTTTGAGTGAGTAGAAGCTCCCCACATCAATGAAACGCTAGAACTTGTCTGACCCATTGAGTGTAAGTGGCTAGGTGCAGTTGGTTTTTCTTCTGTAGTTTCAGATAAAGTTGTAACAGATAAAGCTGTTCTTTCAGAAACTAGCCCTGTTTGTCCAACTGCTTCGATTTCATATTTATATGTAGTTTCTGCAGTTAGGTTTTGATCGCTGAAATCTGGTGAAGCTGTGTTTCCTAATAATTGACCATCACGGTAAACGTTGAATGATGAAGCATTTGCTTGTCCATCCCAAGTCAATTGAGTTGTTGAAGAAGTTACATTAGTAGTACGAACGTTACGTGGTGCTGTTGGTGCTACTGGAATTGCTGAATCACCTTTCAAGTTCACATCGATTACTTGGTAGAATGCCATTGCTGTATCATCTACATCCCAAACAGCTAGAACAACATGGTAACCAAGACGGTCATTAGGGATGTTCACTAAGTGTGATGGATTTGTTGAAGCTTGAGCCCCACCATGGTTGATCGTTGTTAACAATTCAAAATCGCTACGATCTAATTGATCGTTTGGATTCCAATCTGCTTTTGTGATATAGTAATGCCATTTAGTTGTAGGGTGAGTCGCGGTATAACGCCAAGTAAATGTATTAGGACCTGTGTTCAAATCTTGTTTTGTCCACATGGTCGAAGTTTGACGGTCTAAGTTGAAGTTGTTTCCAACAGCACCGTTTGCAGAAGCGATGCGTCCGTCAGCAGGGCCAGCTTGCGGAAAACCTTTTAATGCTTCTAATGATTGTGGTTCATAAATCACTGGACCGTATTTTGCTAATGCTGCATTATGGTTCACATTACGGTCTAAGGAACCTTGGTATGAACGACTGATCGGTGACTGCACATAACCGTGAGCTGAAGCGTCTTGTCCTCCGATAGATAAACCTACTCCTAATAAAACGCTAGAGCATAGAACTGTTGCTAAAATTTGTTTTTTCATGTTTCCCTCCATAGATAAAATGATATTTTAGATAACTAATAAGGTCGATGAGTATGACTCGTTCGATGTGCCTCGTTGTTATCTGTATTTAATATTATCAGAGAATTGCACTATTGAATAATCTGTTTATACCGAACATTAGGTAAAATTGGGTCTTGACTTCAAATGATGGTATTTTTATCCAAAACATGAATAAATATTGTTTTAAAGGCGTTTTTGTTGTCTTTTTTATTTGTTATTAGTTATTTGTTTTGCATAATAAATAACAAGGAAAAAATAAAAAGATAAAATTTGATTCTAATTGAGAAAGGTTGAAGTAGCGTTTATAGTTATTTTTAACGTTTACTTATTTTTAAAATATATCTTTTTATTGGCTGTTTTATTCCTTTTTTATGGATTTGACCATCAATTTTTTGGTCTGAGATTGTGATAGGAGCGTTCGGTCTTATTATCGAAAAAAGTCAAATTAGAATATCGTTTATTTGGATTCAAGAGTTTCGAGAGGACTAAATACCACCTCTCAAGCAATTCTATCTATTTTATCTATTTATAGAAGGAACGGGATACGAAGTGGGAGGGAATGTATTTTGCAATCTGTGATAATGGATAAGCGCTTTGAAAAAAATAGCACCTGTAATATTCGTCTCGAATGTTACAGGTGCTGGCTTATTTTTGAGGCAAAGAAAGTTGTTCTAGCCTCATTTTTATAGGGTTTTGTTTACGTGGAATGTTTTCTATATTATCGTTTTAATTACGTTGATAAGGTTTATTTTATTTAGGATAGAATAAGGCATGGGCAATTCCTGGCGCCCAGTTTGTATCACCATAGTTCAAGTGAGATTGCCAAGTGATATATGTCACACCGTTGTGAACAACTTCTTCACCGGCTGTATAAGAAACCGGTGCGAATAAGCTTCCTACTGTCCATTGACGTCCTGGAGTGACTTCACCACCCCCGTCGCCGCCATTGTCATCGCGATCTGTCGTAATAGATAACGCATTGCTTGCATCAGATAGTTCATCCGTATTGCTGACTGCGCGAACCACGAATGAGTAGGTAGTGTTTGCAGCTAATCCAGACACTTCGTATTCTGTTTCTTTTGTTGAACCAATCAATTGATTGTTACGGTAGATGTTGTATTGTTTGATTCCTTTTGAATGAGTAGAAGCGCCCCACATCAATGAAACACTTGAACTTGTTTGACCCATCGAGTGTAAGTGAGTTGGTGTAGTTGGTTTTTCTTGTGTATTTTCTGTTGTAGTTTTTACTGTCAAAGCTGTTTTAGCAGAGACTAAGCCAGTTTGTCCAACTGCTTCGATTTCATAATTATAAGATGTATCCGCAGTTAAGTTTGTATCACTGAAATCTGGTGTTGTTGTGTTTCCAAGCAATACGCCATCACGGTAAACGTTGTAAGAGGCTGTATTCGCTTGGCTGTTCCAAGCTAATTGGACAGTTGAAGAAGTCACATTCGTCGCACGAACGTTTTGTGGTGCTGTTGGTGCTACTGGAATTGCTGAATCACCTTTCAAGTTGACGTCGACTACTTGATAGAATGCAGCGCCTGTGTCATGGATATCCCAAACAGCTAGAACGACATGGTAACCAAGCCGATCCTTTGGTATATTCACTGAATGCGATGGATTAGTCGAAGCTTGTGCCCCGTGATGATCGATAGTTGCTAATAATTCCAAATCGCTACGTTTTAAGGGCTCATTTGGGTTCCAACCTACTTTAGTAATATAATAATGCCATTTAGTGGTACGGTGAGATTGTGTATAACGCCATCTGAATGTATTCACACCAGTATCTAAGTTTTGTTTTGTCCACATCGTTTCTGTTTGGTTATCTAGTAAGAAGCTTCCTCCAACTGCACCATTTGCAGAAGCGATGCGTCCGTCAGCAGGGCCAGCTGCTGGGAAGCCTTTAGCAGTTTCTAATGATTGTGGTTCATAAATCACTGGACCATATTTTGCTGCTGCAGCGGATAAATTAACATTACGGTCTAAGTGTCCTTGATACGCACGACTGATCGGTGATTCGACATAACCGTGAGCAGAAGCGTCTTGTTCCCCAATCGTTAAGCTTGCTCCAAATAAAATCCCCGAGCATAAAACTGTACCAAAAATTTGTTTTTTCATTTTTTCCTCCATATGTAAATAAGATTTAGATAACGAATAATAAAAAACGAATTTCGTAATTATCTCTCTTTTGTGTTATCTGGGATTAAGATTATCAAATAAAATGAATAGTTACGAATCAGTTTATACCGATGTGTAGGTAAAAAAATGATAGAAACATAAATAGTATGATTTGTTATAACGTTGATTTTTTAAGGATGTAGGTACCATATTTGGAAAATGAGAACATTTTTTTATAAAAAAATATTTCTTGGGATTAAGAATTGAATGATTTTGTTCAGATTCTATTTTAGTTATCTTAAAATAAAAGAAGTGAAATTATATAAAACGTAAATGAGGTAGTAGCAGAAGGGTGACAGATTCGATTGGTGATAAGGGAAGTAACAAAAATATCTAATTGCTGAGCTGTATGAGAAGAAGAACTGCTACGATTAAATAGAAAAAAGTGAAGAAATGATTGACAAAAAGAAATAGATTTGGTATGATAATTAAGTTGAGAAATAAAAGCAGAAGCACCCGCTTCTCGCCTTAGTTGATACAGTCACTGGGCTAGATAGTTTTCATCTATATGTAGTATAGGTGGAGTACGTGCGGGTTCTATCAAAAGAACTCGTTTTTTTATTGCCGTTCATTCGGTAAGCTTTTCTTTCTCTCATAATATTTGGAGGTGAATGACCATAGCAAAGGATATGATGGTTAACGACGGCATTCGTGCACGTGAATTACGATTGATCGGTTCAGATGGTGAGCAATTAGGAGTTAAGTCAAAAGCAGAAGCATTGCAAATTGCAGAACAATCAAACTTGGATCTTGTGTTAGTTGCTCCAGGTGCGAAACCACCAGTAGCGCGAATCATGGACTACGGAAAATACCGTTTCGAGCAACAAAAGAAAGACCGCGAAGCGCGTAAAAAACAAAAAGTGATCAATGTAAAAGAAGTTCGTTTAAGTCCAACGATTGATTTGAATGACTTCAATACAAAACTTCGTAATGCACGTAAGTTCTTAGAGAAAGGCGATAAAGTGAAAGCTTCTATCCGTTTCAAAGGCCGTGCCATTACCCACAAAGAAATTGGTCAAAAAGTCTTGGATCGCTTAGCTGAAGAAACTGCTGATATTGCAACAGTGGAACAAAAAGCGAAAATGGACGGACGCAGCATGTTCTTGACGCTGGCACCGAAAAACGACAGTAAGTAATTTGAATGACTAACTGATTGTTGGACAGTCAATAGTCGGATAACGAAAGATTTTGAGGAGGAAATATAGTCATGCCAAAACAAAAAACACACCGCGGATCAGCAAAACGTTTCAAACGTACTGGTAAAGGCGGATTGAAACGCTTCCGTGCGTTTACAAGTCACCGTTTCCACGGCAAAACTAAAAAACAACGCCGTCAATTACGTAAAGCGCGCATGGTTTCTAGTGGCGATTTCAAACGTATTCGTCAACAACTAGCAAAAATGAAATAAGAACGTAAAATAATTGAAATTTAAAGATTTATTTTTATTAGGAGGAATTATACATGGCACGTGTAAAAGGTGGAACAGTAACTCGTAAACGTCGCAAAAAAATGCTGAAATTAGCAAAAGGTTACTACGGTTCAAAACACACTTTATTTAAAACAGCAAAAGAACAAGTAATGAATTCATACAACTACGCATATCGCGATCGTCGTCAAAAGAAACGCGACTTCCGCAAATTGTGGATCGCTCGTATCAACGCAGCGGCTCGTATGAATGGCTTAAGCTACTCAAAATTGATGCACGGTTTGAAATTAGCTGAAATCGACATCAACCGCAAAATGTTAGCTGACTTGGCTGTCCATGATGCAGCAGCATTTACTGCATTAGCTGACCAAGCAAAAGATGCTTTAGCTAAATAAGCGCTAGAATAGCTAAACACATCCAGGTTTTCTGGATGTGTTTTTTTATATCTAACAAACTTCAATAAAATTTCTGTTATGTACAAATAAATTGAAATAACCAAATAGATAAAGTACATGATATTTTTTTGAAAAGAAAGGTGACCATAGCTCATTTTTTGTCTTAGATAATGAATCTTTGTATATAGTTATCTGACTGAAATATTTTTTCAAAAAACATTTCAGTAGCTCGTAATGAATCTTTTTTAATCATATGTACTTATTCTGTCGTTGATATTTAATGAGAGCGGTTTCTTTATAGGGTAAAATGAAGCAACTGATATATCAGTGGGATGAAATAGAATGGAGTGAGTCTATGAGCGAAATGATTATTGGCATGTTGTTGATTTTGTCGTTCTTTTTTATGGTTTGGTATTGTGTCAAAGGACTTAATTTGATGGTTGGTTTAGCGATCATGGCGACGATTTGGATGGGATTGGCGCTGATTGGTAATTTTTTCTCACCGAATGCCGCAATGGAAGGACAGTCAGTCATTGATGTGTTGACCCATGTATATGCTACTGGTCCAGCGGAATATGCGAAATCGATTTTAGTGAATGTATTCTTTGGTGCTTTTTTTGGTCGAGTATTGGTAGATAGTGGGATAGCGGCTACATTGATTCGAAAAGTCGTAGAGCTTGGCGGTGATAAACCGCGGATCACGATGAGCCTTTTATGTCTTGTAACGTCAATT is part of the Enterococcus mundtii genome and harbors:
- a CDS encoding lytic polysaccharide monooxygenase; translation: MKKQILATVLCSSVLLGVGLSIGGQDASAHGYVQSPISRSYQGSLDRNVNHNAALAKYGPVIYEPQSLEALKGFPQAGPADGRIASANGAVGNNFNLDRQTSTMWTKQDLNTGPNTFTWRYTATHPTTKWHYYITKADWNPNDQLDRSDFELLTTINHGGAQASTNPSHLVNIPNDRLGYHVVLAVWDVDDTAMAFYQVIDVNLKGDSAIPVAPTAPRNVRTTNVTSSTTQLTWDGQANASSFNVYRDGQLLGNTASPDFSDQNLTAETTYKYEIEAVGQTGLVSERTALSVTTLSETTEEKPTAPSHLHSMGQTSSSVSLMWGASTHSKGIKEYEILRDGQVIGSTTETVFEVEGLKAETQYSFVVRAISNEGDVSDASNTLTITTDRDENGGGDENGGDGGNGGGEVVTGRQWTVGSFFSPVSYTAGEEVVHNGVTYITWQSHLNYGDTNWAPGIAHSLFYPK
- a CDS encoding lytic polysaccharide monooxygenase; translated protein: MKKQIFGTVLCSGILFGASLTIGEQDASAHGYVESPISRAYQGHLDRNVNLSAAAAKYGPVIYEPQSLETAKGFPAAGPADGRIASANGAVGGSFLLDNQTETMWTKQNLDTGVNTFRWRYTQSHRTTKWHYYITKVGWNPNEPLKRSDLELLATIDHHGAQASTNPSHSVNIPKDRLGYHVVLAVWDIHDTGAAFYQVVDVNLKGDSAIPVAPTAPQNVRATNVTSSTVQLAWNSQANTASYNVYRDGVLLGNTTTPDFSDTNLTADTSYNYEIEAVGQTGLVSAKTALTVKTTTENTQEKPTTPTHLHSMGQTSSSVSLMWGASTHSKGIKQYNIYRNNQLIGSTKETEYEVSGLAANTTYSFVVRAVSNTDELSDASNALSITTDRDDNGGDGGGEVTPGRQWTVGSLFAPVSYTAGEEVVHNGVTYITWQSHLNYGDTNWAPGIAHALFYPK
- the infC gene encoding translation initiation factor IF-3, whose protein sequence is MTIAKDMMVNDGIRARELRLIGSDGEQLGVKSKAEALQIAEQSNLDLVLVAPGAKPPVARIMDYGKYRFEQQKKDREARKKQKVINVKEVRLSPTIDLNDFNTKLRNARKFLEKGDKVKASIRFKGRAITHKEIGQKVLDRLAEETADIATVEQKAKMDGRSMFLTLAPKNDSK
- the rpmI gene encoding 50S ribosomal protein L35; protein product: MPKQKTHRGSAKRFKRTGKGGLKRFRAFTSHRFHGKTKKQRRQLRKARMVSSGDFKRIRQQLAKMK
- the rplT gene encoding 50S ribosomal protein L20 — encoded protein: MARVKGGTVTRKRRKKMLKLAKGYYGSKHTLFKTAKEQVMNSYNYAYRDRRQKKRDFRKLWIARINAAARMNGLSYSKLMHGLKLAEIDINRKMLADLAVHDAAAFTALADQAKDALAK